Genomic window (Streptomyces yatensis):
TGGACGGGTCCTTGCCGGAGAAGGCGCCGCCGCCGTGGCGGGACATGCCGCCGTAGGTGTCGATGATGATCTTGCGGCCGGTGAGGCCGGCGTCGCCCATCGGGCCGCCGATCTCGAAGCGCCCGGTCGGGTTGACCAGCAGGCGGTAGCCCTCGGTGTCGAGCTTGATGCCGTCCTCGACCAGCTCGTTCAGCACGTGCTCGACCACGAATTCCCGGATGTCGGGCGCCAGCAGCGAGTCCAGGTCGATGTCGGAGGCGTGCTGCGAGGAGACGACGACGGTGTCCAGGCGGACCGCCTTGTGGCCGTCGTACTCGATGGTGACCTGCGTCTTGCCGTCGGGGCGCAGGTAGGGGATGGTCCCGTTCTTGCGGACGTCGGACAGCCGGCGGGAGAGCCGGTGCGCCAGGTTGATCGGCAGCGGCATCAGCTCGGGCGTCTCGTCGCAGGCGTACCCGAACATCAGGCCCTGGTCGCCCGCGCCCTGCTTGTCCAGCTCGTCTTCCTCTTCACCTGCGGCGGCACCCTCGACCCGGAGCTCGTAGGCGGAGTCCACACCCTGGGCGATGTCGGGGGACTGTGAGCCGATCGACACCGAGACGCCGCAGGAGGCGCCGTCGAAGCCCTTCTTCGACGAGTCGTAGCCGATGTCGAGGATCTTGTTCCGCACGAGCGTCGCGATCGGGGCGTACGCCTTGGTGGTCACCTCGCCGGCCACGTGCACCAGGCCGGTGGTGATCAACGTCTCGACGGCGACCCGGGAGGTCGGGTCCTCCTTGAGGAGGGCGTCGAGGATGGTGTCGCTGATCTGGTCAGCGATCTTGTCGGGGTGGCCCTCGGTCACGGATTCCGAGGTGAACAGGCGGCGGGACACATCGCTCCCTGGGGTTGCAGCGGCTGCTGGCTGATCATGGTCGGACCGCTCGGGAGCTGCGCCCGGTGCGGTTCCTGGGCCAGTTTATCCGGCACGTCCACCGGTCAAGCATCCCCGTCCCACAGAACGGGCAGGCCCGTGACCGGGAACATACCTTGCCTCAAGCCGAAATACAGCCCCACCCCGCCGTGGCAGGCACGTGTC
Coding sequences:
- the metK gene encoding methionine adenosyltransferase; amino-acid sequence: MSRRLFTSESVTEGHPDKIADQISDTILDALLKEDPTSRVAVETLITTGLVHVAGEVTTKAYAPIATLVRNKILDIGYDSSKKGFDGASCGVSVSIGSQSPDIAQGVDSAYELRVEGAAAGEEEDELDKQGAGDQGLMFGYACDETPELMPLPINLAHRLSRRLSDVRKNGTIPYLRPDGKTQVTIEYDGHKAVRLDTVVVSSQHASDIDLDSLLAPDIREFVVEHVLNELVEDGIKLDTEGYRLLVNPTGRFEIGGPMGDAGLTGRKIIIDTYGGMSRHGGGAFSGKDPSKVDRSAAYAMRWVAKNVVAAGLAQRCEVQVAYAIGKAEPVGLFVETFGTAAVDAEKIEKAISEVFDLRPAAIIRDLDLLRPIYAQTAAYGHFGREIPDFTWERTDRVDALRAAAGL